The following are from one region of the Lacinutrix sp. Bg11-31 genome:
- the argS gene encoding arginine--tRNA ligase: MNLQATLTQAVKQAISTVYKAELETVEFQATRKEFAGDITVVVFPMLRVVKGNPVQIGEAIGQFLVDNVEEVKAFNVVKGFLNIEIVDAHYVAFFNEIKDQDTFGFTTPKAEDKAVMVEYSSPNTNKPLHLGHIRNNLLGYSVAEIIKASGKKVYKTQIINDRGIHICKSMLAWQRYGNAETPESTGLKGDKLVGNYYVKFDQEYKKEIAALIAEGKTNDEAKKEAPILIEAQQMLQKWEAGDKEVVALWKTMNQWVYAGFDVTYKNLGVDFDTLYYESETYLLGKEFVDEGLKTGVFFKKEDGSVWCDLTEDGLDEKIVLRSDGTAVYMTQDIGTAIQRLKDFPDVGGMVYTVGNEQDYHFQVLFLILKKLGFDWAKNLFHLSYGMVDLPSGKMKSREGTVVDADDLIADMSGTAQEISEELGKLDGYSKEEKLDLYNTIGLGALKYYILKVDPKKRILFDPKESIDFQGNTGPFIQYTYARIQSILRKAETTLKNDSVTLSTVDVNYKLEDKEKAVLKQLQGFPEIIQSAANNYSPALIANYIYELVKEYNSFFQNLPIVMGNDNKESVVFRVQLSKTVGSTIKNAFKLLGISVPERM; this comes from the coding sequence ATGAACCTTCAAGCAACATTAACACAAGCGGTAAAACAAGCTATTAGCACAGTTTATAAAGCCGAATTAGAAACCGTAGAATTTCAAGCAACACGTAAAGAATTTGCTGGAGATATTACAGTAGTTGTGTTTCCAATGTTGCGCGTGGTAAAAGGAAATCCTGTACAAATAGGAGAAGCTATTGGTCAATTTTTAGTGGATAATGTAGAAGAAGTAAAAGCGTTTAACGTAGTAAAAGGCTTCTTAAATATTGAAATTGTAGATGCGCATTATGTAGCATTTTTCAATGAGATTAAAGATCAAGACACTTTTGGATTTACAACACCTAAAGCAGAAGATAAAGCTGTAATGGTAGAGTATTCTTCGCCAAACACAAACAAGCCTTTGCATTTAGGGCATATTCGTAACAACTTATTAGGTTATAGTGTTGCCGAAATTATTAAAGCCTCTGGTAAGAAAGTATATAAAACACAGATAATTAACGATCGTGGTATTCATATTTGTAAAAGTATGTTAGCTTGGCAACGTTATGGTAATGCTGAAACTCCAGAGTCTACAGGCTTAAAAGGAGACAAGCTGGTTGGTAATTACTATGTAAAGTTCGATCAAGAATATAAAAAAGAAATAGCTGCTTTAATTGCTGAAGGTAAAACTAACGATGAGGCAAAAAAAGAAGCACCAATTTTAATTGAAGCACAACAAATGCTTCAAAAATGGGAAGCTGGTGATAAAGAAGTTGTAGCACTTTGGAAAACGATGAACCAATGGGTTTATGCTGGTTTCGATGTTACTTACAAAAACCTTGGTGTCGATTTCGATACCTTGTATTACGAAAGCGAAACCTATTTATTAGGAAAAGAATTTGTAGACGAAGGTTTAAAAACAGGAGTATTCTTTAAAAAAGAAGATGGTTCTGTCTGGTGCGATTTAACCGAAGACGGTCTAGACGAAAAAATAGTACTGCGTAGTGATGGTACAGCTGTTTACATGACGCAAGATATTGGTACAGCAATACAACGTTTAAAAGATTTTCCAGATGTTGGTGGTATGGTTTATACTGTTGGTAACGAGCAAGATTACCACTTTCAGGTCTTATTTTTAATACTGAAGAAATTAGGTTTCGATTGGGCTAAAAACCTATTTCATTTAAGTTATGGTATGGTAGATTTACCAAGCGGAAAAATGAAGAGTAGAGAAGGAACAGTTGTAGATGCAGACGATCTTATTGCAGATATGTCTGGCACAGCACAAGAAATTTCTGAAGAATTAGGAAAGCTTGATGGCTACAGTAAAGAAGAAAAATTAGACTTATATAACACTATTGGTTTAGGCGCTTTAAAATATTACATCTTAAAAGTAGACCCTAAAAAACGTATTCTCTTCGATCCTAAAGAATCTATCGATTTTCAAGGTAATACTGGGCCTTTTATACAATATACTTACGCTAGAATACAATCTATTTTACGTAAAGCTGAGACTACTTTAAAAAACGATAGTGTTACACTTAGCACAGTCGATGTAAATTATAAGTTAGAGGACAAAGAAAAAGCAGTACTTAAACAATTACAAGGTTTTCCAGAAATAATACAAAGTGCTGCAAATAATTATAGTCCTGCTTTAATAGCAAACTATATTTACGAATTAGTAAAAGAGTACAATTCATTCTTTCAAAACTTGCCAATTGTAATGGGTAACGATAATAAAGAGTCTGTTGTCTTTAGAGTGCAGTTATCTAAAACAGTAGGAAGTACTATTAAAAATGCGTTTAAATTGTTAGGAATAAGTGTTCCTGAGAGAATGTAG
- a CDS encoding tetratricopeptide repeat-containing sensor histidine kinase has protein sequence MELTFQKTDSTKVETSLEIIKLLYDAKDYNNALKQIKATEALFENLKYKKGLANISYYKGLIFNKEGDYLNAFNQFNKAKKIFSILKDSLSLAKVKNQLAVLEIEYGNYKKGLKYAHDSIDELEKGEVNDDLAFGYRNLAKAYQNSGEIEKAIDYALKNLEVEEHVNNTNSIIECNINLARLNLIKKDYPKSILHYQKALANVKPYDQKLRARILPELGGVHIKTKEYRTSTKYLFESLELNKQLDNEQGILKSLNHLGELNILNNHFKTAEEQLLEAGYLGRKIDDKLELLESYKLMKALDSTKGRFEKAFAWQREYNKVKSKLDAEKQKQNNIILEEKPLSEIETIPNETVKNTTSINIVDVESKRKLDRLKLIFYAVLAAFAVLLIFFVLFYLKRSSRVKYTKDLEDKNQKIKLQNEAILEQSKHLESTNNVKDKLFSIVSHDLKDSLTSTKGFIDLLKDGQLSQEEYNSLLPELSENVNNASLLLFNLLNWSKSQMQSLEPKPSLFDIQEVFHEKIKLVERKIQSKGIVLRDITIADVVYADRSMVEIIIQNLLANAVKFCVKGDTITIANSMGISSGTFSISDSGVGITVENQHKLFGSNTFTTVGTDNEKGTGLGLTICRELVELNQGRIWVDSELNVGSTFFVELPKSRTKNPVNT, from the coding sequence ATGGAATTAACTTTCCAAAAAACAGACTCCACGAAAGTTGAAACTTCTCTTGAAATAATAAAACTACTTTACGACGCTAAAGACTACAATAATGCTTTAAAACAGATTAAAGCTACCGAAGCGTTATTTGAAAATTTAAAGTACAAAAAAGGACTTGCCAATATTTCCTACTACAAAGGATTGATTTTTAATAAAGAAGGTGATTACTTAAATGCTTTTAATCAATTTAACAAAGCAAAAAAAATATTTAGCATACTTAAAGACTCATTATCACTTGCTAAAGTAAAAAACCAATTAGCTGTTTTAGAAATTGAGTATGGCAATTATAAAAAAGGCCTAAAATATGCTCATGATAGTATTGATGAATTAGAAAAAGGGGAAGTAAATGACGATTTAGCTTTCGGCTATCGAAATTTAGCAAAGGCATACCAAAACAGTGGTGAAATTGAAAAAGCTATAGATTACGCTCTAAAAAATTTAGAGGTTGAAGAACACGTTAATAATACTAATAGTATAATTGAGTGTAATATTAATTTAGCAAGATTAAATTTAATAAAAAAAGACTATCCAAAATCAATACTTCATTACCAGAAAGCGCTTGCTAATGTTAAACCATACGACCAAAAACTTAGAGCACGTATTCTTCCAGAATTAGGAGGTGTGCATATAAAAACTAAAGAATACAGAACTTCTACAAAGTATTTATTTGAAAGCTTAGAATTAAACAAGCAATTAGATAATGAACAAGGCATATTAAAGTCCCTTAATCATTTAGGCGAATTAAACATATTGAATAATCATTTTAAAACTGCTGAAGAACAATTATTAGAAGCAGGTTATTTAGGAAGAAAGATTGACGATAAACTTGAGTTATTAGAAAGCTATAAGCTTATGAAGGCTTTAGATTCTACAAAAGGAAGATTTGAGAAAGCTTTTGCTTGGCAAAGAGAATACAATAAAGTAAAATCGAAATTAGATGCCGAAAAACAAAAACAGAACAACATTATTCTTGAAGAAAAACCTCTTAGTGAAATAGAAACAATACCCAATGAAACTGTAAAAAACACAACCTCTATTAATATAGTAGATGTTGAAAGCAAAAGAAAACTAGACCGTTTAAAGTTGATTTTTTATGCCGTTTTAGCCGCTTTTGCTGTTCTTTTAATATTCTTTGTTTTATTTTATTTAAAACGAAGTAGTAGAGTAAAATATACTAAAGATCTTGAGGATAAAAACCAAAAAATAAAATTGCAAAATGAAGCAATCTTAGAACAAAGTAAGCACTTAGAAAGTACTAATAATGTTAAAGACAAACTGTTTTCTATTGTTTCTCACGATTTAAAAGATTCGCTAACCTCCACAAAAGGCTTTATTGATTTACTAAAAGATGGCCAATTATCTCAAGAGGAGTATAATAGCTTGTTACCAGAACTGAGTGAAAACGTAAATAATGCTTCACTTCTACTATTCAATTTACTTAATTGGTCTAAATCACAAATGCAGTCTTTAGAACCAAAACCTTCTTTATTTGACATACAAGAAGTGTTTCACGAAAAAATAAAATTAGTAGAGCGAAAAATACAAAGTAAAGGCATTGTTTTAAGAGATATAACTATTGCAGATGTTGTTTATGCAGACAGAAGTATGGTAGAAATAATTATTCAAAACCTATTAGCAAACGCTGTTAAGTTTTGTGTAAAAGGAGATACTATTACTATAGCCAACAGTATGGGTATTAGTAGTGGAACATTTAGTATTTCAGATTCCGGTGTTGGTATTACTGTAGAAAACCAGCACAAGTTATTTGGTAGCAATACATTTACAACTGTTGGAACTGACAACGAAAAAGGAACTGGATTAGGCTTAACTATTTGTCGAGAATTGGTAGAACTTAATCAAGGTCGTATTTGGGTAGATAGTGAACTAAATGTAGGCAGCACCTTTTTTGTAGAGCTGCCTAAATCTAGAACTAAAAATCCTGTAAATACTTGA
- the ctlX gene encoding citrulline utilization hydrolase CtlX, producing the protein MQQTTNTILMIRPISFRMNEQTAINNYFQENLDIKNAEINAKAQEEFDAFVEKLRAVGVNVVVEQDDILLDTPDSIFPNNWMSFHENGNVGLYPMFAENRRKERRDEVFMRLEKEGFKINNIVDYTAAEDEGVFLEGTGSLLLDRVNDKAYCALSPRADEGLFIEFCEDFEYTPVVFTANQTVDGKRMAIYHTNVMMCLGETFAVICLDTIDDKKERKNVINNLKEDGKEIIKITESQMANFAGNMLQVKGKDDKLYLVMSQAAYNSLSEAQIKSLEKHCEILSSSLETIETCGGGSARCMMAEVFLPKV; encoded by the coding sequence ATGCAACAAACAACAAATACTATATTAATGATTCGTCCAATCAGTTTTAGAATGAACGAACAAACAGCAATTAACAACTATTTTCAAGAAAATTTAGATATAAAAAATGCTGAAATTAATGCAAAAGCGCAAGAAGAATTTGATGCTTTTGTAGAGAAATTAAGAGCTGTAGGTGTTAATGTTGTTGTGGAGCAAGACGATATATTATTAGACACTCCAGATTCTATTTTTCCTAACAATTGGATGAGTTTTCATGAAAATGGAAATGTAGGACTATATCCTATGTTTGCAGAAAACAGAAGAAAAGAAAGACGCGACGAGGTTTTTATGCGTTTGGAAAAAGAAGGATTTAAAATAAATAACATTGTAGATTATACTGCAGCAGAGGATGAAGGTGTGTTTCTAGAAGGTACTGGAAGTTTACTATTAGATCGTGTAAATGACAAAGCGTATTGTGCTTTATCACCTAGAGCAGACGAAGGTTTGTTTATAGAATTTTGCGAAGATTTCGAATACACTCCAGTTGTTTTTACAGCTAACCAAACAGTAGATGGTAAGCGTATGGCTATATATCACACAAATGTAATGATGTGTTTAGGCGAAACATTTGCGGTAATTTGTTTAGATACTATAGACGATAAAAAGGAACGCAAAAACGTAATCAATAATCTTAAGGAGGATGGTAAAGAAATAATAAAAATTACTGAATCTCAAATGGCAAACTTTGCTGGTAACATGTTACAAGTAAAAGGTAAAGACGATAAATTATATTTAGTAATGAGTCAAGCAGCTTACAATTCTTTATCTGAAGCTCAAATAAAAAGCTTAGAAAAGCATTGCGAAATATTATCAAGCTCTTTAGAAACTATTGAAACTTGTGGTGGAGGGAGTGCACGCTGTATGATGGCAGAGGTATTTCTACCAAAGGTGTAG
- a CDS encoding DUF4349 domain-containing protein produces the protein MKAMRVKNGLKISVIIMFIFMYGCKQSSYKEFVMADAVEVSESYEIVEEKEMTYKLNSNQTNVPLNLKIIKTASSRYKVKNIVTATRRIKIIAQKHGAYISDLRFQNDLYKKENRFTIKVPQKYFDTVMDSVNTVVDFVEYENITTKDVTEEYIDIETRLKTKLEVKARYETILRKNAKTVEDILLTEDKLRIIQEEIESAQGRLKYLTNKVAFSTIQIDLYEPVEYKAEPETYTKTFWDETKQGFANGWWYIKSFVVVLINLWPLLIIGLVTFFFVRKRLKK, from the coding sequence ATGAAAGCAATGAGAGTAAAAAACGGATTAAAAATTTCAGTAATAATAATGTTCATATTTATGTATGGATGCAAACAGAGTAGCTATAAAGAATTTGTAATGGCTGATGCTGTAGAAGTTTCTGAAAGTTATGAGATAGTTGAAGAGAAAGAAATGACTTATAAATTAAATTCTAACCAAACAAATGTACCTTTAAATTTAAAGATTATTAAAACAGCTTCTTCGAGATATAAGGTGAAAAATATAGTGACCGCTACACGTCGAATTAAAATAATAGCGCAAAAGCATGGTGCTTATATTTCTGATTTAAGATTCCAAAACGATTTGTATAAAAAGGAAAATAGATTTACTATTAAAGTACCTCAAAAGTATTTTGATACCGTTATGGACTCAGTAAACACTGTTGTAGATTTTGTAGAATATGAAAACATTACAACTAAAGATGTTACCGAAGAATATATAGATATTGAAACCAGACTAAAAACAAAATTAGAAGTAAAAGCACGTTACGAAACTATCTTGCGTAAAAATGCTAAAACGGTAGAGGATATATTGTTGACAGAAGATAAGCTACGTATTATTCAAGAGGAAATAGAATCTGCCCAAGGACGATTAAAATACCTAACAAATAAAGTAGCTTTTAGCACAATACAAATAGATTTATATGAGCCTGTAGAGTATAAAGCAGAACCAGAAACATACACTAAAACTTTTTGGGATGAAACAAAGCAAGGTTTTGCTAACGGTTGGTGGTATATAAAATCATTTGTTGTTGTTTTAATTAATTTGTGGCCTTTATTAATTATAGGATTAGTTACATTCTTTTTTGTAAGAAAGCGTCTTAAAAAATAA
- a CDS encoding thioredoxin family protein — MALTESNSFENGTLAPEFSLQDVVTGKLMNLQDYTGDKGTVIMFICNHCPFVVHVNAQLVKVANYYQEKGIGFIAISSNDEATYPQDRPELMKHVAANLKYPFPYLYDETQEVAKAYDAACTPDFYVFDANLKATYHGQLDNSRPGNGIPVTGKDLREAIDAVLNNKAPLENQKPSIGCNIKWK; from the coding sequence ATGGCTTTAACAGAATCTAATAGTTTCGAAAATGGAACACTTGCACCTGAATTTTCTTTACAAGATGTTGTTACAGGTAAGTTAATGAATCTTCAAGATTATACAGGAGATAAAGGAACTGTAATAATGTTTATATGTAATCACTGTCCATTTGTAGTACATGTAAATGCGCAATTGGTAAAAGTTGCTAACTATTACCAAGAGAAAGGAATTGGGTTTATTGCTATAAGTAGTAATGATGAAGCGACTTATCCTCAAGACAGACCAGAATTAATGAAGCATGTTGCAGCTAATTTAAAATATCCTTTCCCTTATTTATACGATGAAACTCAGGAAGTAGCTAAAGCTTATGACGCAGCTTGTACTCCAGATTTTTATGTGTTTGATGCTAATTTAAAAGCAACATATCATGGGCAGTTAGATAATTCTAGACCTGGAAATGGGATTCCAGTTACAGGAAAAGACTTGCGTGAAGCTATAGATGCAGTATTAAATAATAAAGCACCTTTAGAAAACCAAAAACCAAGTATAGGTTGTAATATTAAGTGGAAGTAG
- the rimO gene encoding 30S ribosomal protein S12 methylthiotransferase RimO, with product MRTKSLKKNKINVITLGCSKNVYDSEVLMGQLKASGKDVVHEQEGNIVVINTCGFINNAKEESVNTILEYMQKKEDGDVDKVFVTGCLSERYKPELQKDIPNVDQYFGTTELPGLLKALGADYKHELIGERLTTTPKNYAYLKIAEGCDRPCSFCAIPLMRGKHKSTPIENLVIESEKLAANGVKELILIAQDLTYYGLDIYKKRNLAELLENLVKVEGIEWIRLHYAFPTGFPMDVLDIMNREPKICNYLDIPLQHISDSILKSMRRGTTKEKTTKLLKEFRATVPDMTIRTTLIVGYPGETQENFEELREWVREMRFERLGCFTYSHEENTHAFNLVDDVPQDVKQDRANEIMEIQSQISWELNQEKIGQEFKVVIDRKEGEYFVGRTEFDSPDVDNEVLINATTTYLKTGEYTTVKVTEAADFDLYAEPVTK from the coding sequence ATGCGTACTAAGTCACTTAAGAAGAACAAAATCAATGTAATAACTCTTGGTTGTAGTAAAAATGTTTACGACAGCGAAGTGTTAATGGGACAACTAAAAGCTAGCGGTAAAGATGTTGTACATGAGCAAGAAGGAAATATTGTTGTGATTAATACTTGTGGTTTTATTAATAATGCCAAAGAGGAAAGTGTGAATACCATTTTGGAGTACATGCAGAAAAAGGAAGATGGTGATGTAGACAAAGTATTTGTTACTGGTTGTCTTTCTGAAAGGTATAAACCAGAGTTACAAAAAGATATTCCAAACGTTGATCAATATTTTGGAACTACAGAATTACCAGGTTTATTAAAAGCTTTAGGTGCAGATTATAAACACGAACTAATAGGTGAGCGTTTAACAACAACACCTAAAAATTATGCGTATTTAAAAATTGCTGAAGGTTGCGACAGACCTTGTAGTTTTTGTGCTATTCCGTTAATGAGAGGAAAGCATAAAAGTACGCCTATTGAAAACTTAGTTATTGAATCAGAAAAACTTGCAGCAAACGGAGTAAAAGAATTAATACTTATAGCTCAAGATTTAACGTATTACGGATTAGATATCTACAAAAAAAGAAACTTAGCCGAGTTACTTGAAAACTTAGTAAAAGTTGAAGGTATCGAGTGGATTCGTTTACATTATGCATTCCCAACAGGTTTTCCTATGGATGTGCTTGATATTATGAACCGCGAACCTAAGATTTGTAACTATTTAGATATACCATTACAACATATTAGCGATTCTATATTAAAAAGTATGCGTCGTGGTACTACAAAAGAAAAAACTACGAAGTTGCTTAAAGAATTTAGAGCAACTGTTCCAGACATGACAATTAGAACAACATTAATTGTTGGTTATCCAGGAGAAACACAAGAGAATTTTGAAGAACTTAGGGAATGGGTTCGCGAGATGCGTTTTGAACGTTTAGGTTGTTTTACATATTCTCATGAAGAAAACACACATGCATTTAATTTAGTAGATGATGTGCCTCAAGATGTTAAGCAAGATCGTGCTAATGAAATTATGGAAATTCAATCTCAGATTTCTTGGGAATTAAATCAAGAAAAAATAGGTCAAGAGTTTAAGGTAGTTATCGATAGAAAAGAAGGCGAATACTTTGTTGGAAGAACAGAATTCGATTCTCCAGATGTAGATAACGAAGTGCTAATTAATGCAACAACAACCTATTTAAAAACAGGAGAATATACTACAGTAAAAGTTACTGAAGCTGCAGATTTCGATTTATACGCAGAACCAGTTACTAAATAG
- a CDS encoding serine hydrolase: MKVLIPSFYLILFLLISNCSTNETVIEDVTEIESVYFPTVDGTNWETKSINSLNWNESQLQPLLDYLEEKNTKGFIVLHDGKIVIENYFNNHDIESNWYWASAGKTLTTAISGIAQHENLININNKVSDYLGTGWTSASIEKEQLITCENLLSMTTGLDDSIGDSVLPENLQYVTDAGERWAYHNVYVKMQDVITQASNQSWSNYFNTKLRDRIGMTGAWIPFSDLSVYWSNTRSMARFGLLMSANGKWETSQIIPENFINEATSTSQDINRAYGYLWWLNGKNTYHLPQSQLEFNGELIPNAPSDMFAALGKNDQKTYIVPSKKLVIVRMGEAADNSNFALSTFDNDLWEKINLLID; this comes from the coding sequence ATGAAAGTTTTAATACCGTCATTTTATTTAATACTCTTTCTATTAATTAGTAACTGTAGTACAAACGAAACAGTAATTGAAGATGTTACAGAAATAGAATCTGTTTATTTCCCAACAGTTGACGGCACTAATTGGGAAACAAAATCTATAAATAGCTTGAATTGGAATGAAAGCCAATTACAACCACTTTTAGATTATTTAGAAGAAAAAAACACCAAAGGTTTTATTGTGCTCCACGATGGTAAAATTGTTATAGAAAACTATTTTAATAATCATGATATTGAATCTAACTGGTATTGGGCAAGTGCAGGCAAAACACTAACAACAGCCATTTCTGGAATTGCCCAACACGAAAATCTAATAAATATTAACAATAAAGTATCTGATTATTTAGGCACAGGATGGACAAGCGCTTCAATAGAAAAAGAACAATTAATAACTTGTGAAAATTTATTGTCCATGACCACAGGTCTTGATGATAGTATTGGAGATTCGGTTTTACCAGAAAACTTACAATATGTTACAGACGCAGGAGAAAGATGGGCATACCATAATGTCTATGTAAAAATGCAAGATGTAATTACTCAAGCAAGTAACCAAAGTTGGTCTAACTATTTCAATACAAAACTTAGAGACAGAATAGGCATGACTGGAGCTTGGATTCCTTTTAGTGACTTAAGTGTGTACTGGAGTAATACAAGAAGTATGGCGCGTTTTGGTTTATTAATGTCTGCAAATGGAAAATGGGAAACGTCTCAAATTATTCCAGAAAACTTTATAAATGAAGCAACATCCACTTCTCAAGACATTAATAGAGCTTATGGCTATTTATGGTGGCTAAACGGAAAAAATACATATCATTTACCACAAAGTCAGCTTGAATTTAATGGAGAGTTAATTCCTAATGCACCTAGCGATATGTTTGCAGCTTTAGGTAAAAATGATCAAAAAACATACATAGTCCCAAGCAAAAAACTTGTTATTGTTAGAATGGGAGAAGCTGCAGACAATTCTAATTTTGCACTCTCTACTTTTGATAATGATTTATGGGAGAAAATTAATTTACTAATTGATTAA
- a CDS encoding SRPBCC domain-containing protein, protein MSHTIFHDVVIKTKKENVFNAFTQPEHLNNWWTLKSSGKPEINADYNLNFTDQYNWYFKVLEVRLNKSFYLKTTKADDDWNPTTFGFELKEHEDGTLVEFTHTNWQENNHHFRNTSYCWALLLKGLKTYLEKDVIVPFNERD, encoded by the coding sequence ATGAGTCATACTATATTTCACGATGTTGTAATTAAAACAAAAAAAGAAAACGTGTTTAATGCTTTTACACAACCAGAGCATTTAAACAATTGGTGGACTTTAAAATCTTCAGGGAAACCCGAAATAAACGCAGATTATAACCTCAATTTTACAGACCAATACAATTGGTACTTTAAAGTTTTAGAAGTTAGATTAAACAAATCATTCTATTTAAAAACAACAAAAGCTGATGACGATTGGAATCCAACAACTTTTGGTTTCGAATTAAAAGAGCACGAAGATGGTACTTTGGTAGAATTTACACATACTAATTGGCAAGAAAATAATCATCATTTTCGAAACACTTCTTATTGCTGGGCATTATTACTAAAAGGTTTGAAAACTTACCTTGAAAAAGATGTTATTGTTCCTTTTAATGAACGTGATTAA
- the ftsY gene encoding signal recognition particle-docking protein FtsY, whose amino-acid sequence MSFFKKIFSSEKKETLDKGLEKTSTSFLGKLSKAVAGKSKVDEDVLDNLEEVLVSSDVGVNTTLKVITRIEERVAKDKYLGIDELNKILREEIAGLLSKTNSGEETEYTIPKLAPQADGTKTPYVLMVVGVNGVGKTTTIGKLAYQFKKQGLNVVLGAADTFRAAAIEQLQVWADRVEVPMVRQDMGSDPASVAFDALESGVTQNADVIIIDTAGRLHNKINLMNELTKVKRVMQKVIGDAPHDVLLVLDGSTGQNAFEQAKQFTAATEVTSLAVTKLDGTAKGGVVIGISDQFQIPVKYIGVGEGIEDLQVFNKHEFVDSFFK is encoded by the coding sequence ATGAGTTTTTTTAAAAAAATATTTTCTTCAGAAAAAAAGGAAACTTTAGACAAAGGTCTAGAGAAAACAAGCACAAGTTTTTTAGGTAAACTAAGTAAAGCGGTAGCAGGAAAATCTAAAGTAGATGAAGACGTTTTAGATAATCTTGAAGAAGTGTTAGTTTCTAGCGATGTTGGAGTAAATACAACGCTAAAAGTAATAACACGTATAGAAGAGCGTGTAGCAAAAGATAAATACTTAGGAATAGACGAACTTAATAAAATCCTTCGAGAAGAAATAGCAGGATTATTAAGTAAAACCAATTCTGGAGAAGAGACAGAATATACCATTCCTAAATTGGCACCTCAAGCAGACGGAACAAAAACACCTTATGTATTAATGGTAGTTGGTGTAAACGGAGTAGGAAAAACAACAACCATAGGTAAGTTAGCATACCAGTTTAAAAAGCAAGGCTTAAACGTGGTTTTAGGAGCAGCAGATACGTTTAGAGCAGCAGCAATTGAACAATTACAGGTTTGGGCAGATAGAGTAGAAGTGCCAATGGTAAGACAAGATATGGGAAGTGATCCAGCAAGTGTAGCTTTCGATGCTTTAGAATCTGGAGTTACTCAAAATGCAGATGTTATTATTATTGATACAGCAGGACGTTTACATAATAAGATTAACTTAATGAATGAGTTAACTAAAGTAAAACGTGTTATGCAAAAAGTAATTGGAGATGCACCACACGACGTTTTACTTGTTTTAGATGGCTCTACGGGTCAAAATGCATTCGAGCAAGCAAAACAGTTTACAGCAGCAACAGAAGTAACTTCTTTAGCAGTTACAAAACTTGATGGAACAGCAAAAGGAGGAGTTGTAATTGGTATTAGTGACCAATTTCAAATTCCTGTAAAATATATTGGTGTTGGAGAAGGTATTGAGGACCTGCAAGTTTTTAACAAGCATGAATTTGTGGACTCGTTTTTTAAGTAA
- a CDS encoding DUF4295 domain-containing protein: protein MAKKTVASLQTSSKRLSKAIRMEKSPKTGAYMFVEKIMAPELVADFLNKK, encoded by the coding sequence ATGGCAAAGAAAACCGTTGCGTCTTTACAGACATCGTCAAAAAGATTATCAAAAGCAATCAGAATGGAAAAGTCTCCAAAAACAGGAGCTTACATGTTTGTTGAAAAAATCATGGCACCAGAATTAGTAGCAGATTTCTTAAACAAGAAATAA
- the rpmG gene encoding 50S ribosomal protein L33 produces the protein MAKRGNRVQVILECTEHKDSGQPGTSRYITTKNKKNTPDRMEIKKFNPILKKMTVHKEIK, from the coding sequence ATGGCAAAAAGAGGAAACAGAGTACAAGTAATATTAGAGTGCACAGAGCACAAAGATTCTGGACAACCAGGAACTTCTCGTTATATTACAACTAAGAATAAAAAGAACACACCAGATAGAATGGAGATTAAGAAATTTAATCCAATCTTGAAGAAAATGACTGTTCATAAAGAAATTAAATAA
- the rpmB gene encoding 50S ribosomal protein L28: MSRVCELTGKKAMVGNNVSHAKNRTKRTFDANLIKKRFFIPGEDKWVTLKVSTSALKTINKIGIVAMLKDARAKGFIK, from the coding sequence ATGTCAAGAGTTTGTGAACTTACAGGAAAGAAAGCAATGGTTGGAAACAACGTATCGCATGCAAAGAATAGAACTAAACGTACGTTTGATGCTAATTTAATCAAAAAACGTTTCTTCATACCTGGAGAAGATAAGTGGGTAACTTTAAAAGTTTCTACTTCTGCTTTAAAAACAATCAACAAGATTGGGATTGTAGCAATGTTAAAAGATGCAAGAGCTAAAGGATTTATAAAATAA